A single region of the Psychrobacter alimentarius genome encodes:
- a CDS encoding BLUF domain-containing protein: MQDTPTNALIRLIYISDINTADSSVFAHIQHHSESFNKENHIAGFLCNNNESFLQCLEGTKEVVSSLMQRIFKDKNHKDVDVVFSKKISGYSFTDWRMHSINLNDSNWKKFSNHTQLTDISPFKPQHWPHWFVDHFIESVKTIDYSNLDKDLITFDKLGYSDVQKTLASNNVLFYIFLSVLISSAVAILLFRYNVIA; this comes from the coding sequence ATGCAAGACACGCCTACAAATGCTCTCATCAGATTGATATATATTAGTGATATCAATACCGCTGATAGCTCGGTGTTTGCGCATATACAACATCACTCAGAATCTTTTAATAAAGAGAACCATATCGCGGGTTTTTTGTGCAATAACAATGAGAGCTTTTTGCAATGTCTAGAAGGCACAAAGGAGGTTGTCTCCTCCCTGATGCAAAGAATATTCAAAGACAAAAACCATAAAGATGTGGATGTCGTTTTTTCTAAAAAGATAAGCGGTTATAGCTTTACAGATTGGCGTATGCACAGTATTAATCTAAATGATAGTAACTGGAAAAAATTCTCAAATCATACTCAGCTAACTGATATCTCCCCATTCAAACCACAGCATTGGCCTCATTGGTTCGTCGATCATTTTATCGAGTCCGTAAAAACCATTGATTACTCCAACCTAGATAAAGACCTGATTACCTTTGATAAGCTAGGATATTCCGATGTCCAAAAGACGTTGGCCAGTAATAATGTGTTGTTCTATATCTTTTTGAGTGTGCTGATCAGCTCTGCTGTGGCGATCTTGCTGTTTAGATATAATGTCATTGCTTGA
- a CDS encoding anti-phage deoxyguanosine triphosphatase — protein MIDIKAMEERRQEPPKRYDEVRSEYDRDEARLIHSAAFRRLQSKTQVLGLGESDFYRTRLTHSMEVAQIGRGIVQYINESERFSEYKEYLPDMSLITAICLAHDIGHPPFGHGGEVALNYCMRKYGGFEGNGQTLRILGKIEKYTDEYGLNPTRRMLLGVLKYPVSYHELVDESFYKVKENPELPYWLFKADTQKPPKCYYDVDRDIVSFIFKAFSKEDQKNFFKLKEKKVGEHRKTRFKSLDCTIMNLADNISYSLHDLEDALSLGMINEKQWEKRFEKKHYLLDNKANKIERSELEFASITKQLFSSKSHERKNAIGSLINLMITSIVIVNNGSGCTDPLLYLEVKLEEEIEKLRELICNLVYDIVIKDENVQQLEFKGQKLIIELFQVLSEDPERFLPKSTKERWTQASQDAEKNPKKYLLQSVIEKLEQEEKSVVDEAREHAQMRVICDFIAGMTDDYATKFYEKFFTPNKGSIFDRL, from the coding sequence ATGATCGATATTAAGGCGATGGAAGAAAGAAGACAGGAGCCACCAAAGCGCTATGATGAAGTTCGTAGTGAATATGATAGAGATGAAGCCAGACTAATACATTCTGCTGCTTTTAGGCGTCTACAATCTAAAACACAAGTATTGGGGTTAGGAGAAAGTGATTTTTACCGCACTCGATTAACTCACTCTATGGAAGTGGCGCAAATTGGTAGAGGTATTGTTCAGTATATCAATGAATCTGAGAGGTTTTCAGAGTACAAAGAGTACTTACCTGATATGTCTTTGATTACAGCTATTTGTTTAGCACATGATATTGGACATCCTCCTTTTGGACATGGTGGTGAAGTAGCTCTTAATTACTGTATGAGAAAGTATGGGGGATTCGAAGGTAACGGTCAGACATTGAGAATACTTGGGAAGATAGAAAAATATACTGATGAGTATGGCCTGAACCCTACAAGACGAATGCTATTAGGCGTTTTGAAGTACCCTGTTTCATATCATGAATTAGTTGATGAGAGTTTTTATAAAGTTAAGGAAAACCCTGAATTACCATATTGGTTATTCAAAGCAGATACTCAAAAACCGCCTAAGTGCTATTACGATGTTGACAGAGATATTGTCAGCTTCATTTTTAAAGCTTTTAGCAAAGAAGATCAAAAGAATTTTTTCAAACTTAAAGAGAAAAAAGTCGGTGAACATAGAAAAACTAGATTTAAATCACTAGATTGTACAATTATGAATCTGGCAGATAATATTTCTTATAGCTTACACGACTTAGAAGATGCACTTTCCTTAGGAATGATTAATGAAAAGCAGTGGGAAAAGCGTTTCGAAAAAAAACATTACTTGTTGGACAATAAAGCAAATAAAATTGAGAGAAGCGAGTTAGAATTTGCCTCAATAACAAAGCAGCTTTTTAGTAGCAAGAGTCATGAGAGAAAAAATGCAATTGGCTCTTTAATTAATTTAATGATTACTAGCATTGTTATTGTAAATAATGGTTCAGGTTGTACTGACCCTTTGCTGTACCTTGAAGTTAAGCTTGAAGAAGAAATTGAAAAGCTTAGAGAACTTATCTGTAATCTTGTATATGATATTGTGATAAAAGATGAAAATGTTCAACAGCTTGAGTTCAAAGGTCAGAAATTAATTATTGAGTTATTTCAAGTGCTTTCAGAAGATCCTGAAAGGTTTTTGCCAAAGTCTACTAAAGAAAGATGGACGCAAGCCAGTCAAGATGCCGAGAAAAATCCAAAAAAATACTTATTACAATCTGTTATAGAGAAGTTAGAGCAAGAAGAAAAGAGTGTGGTAGATGAAGCTAGAGAACATGCACAAATGAGAGTTATTTGCGATTTCATTGCAGGTATGACTGATGACTACGCAACTAAGTTTTATGAGAAGTTTTTCACTCCTAACAAAGGTTCTATATTTGATAGACTATAA
- a CDS encoding PD-(D/E)XK nuclease family protein produces the protein MTSVQAPYHLKRFKALIDKFRALDFTEEELNLFDIGTRGHFENPTTELLSFFLNSANHHGLGHSFFRGLESAIAKKNILSSLGAFESVETEVVTQNGKRIDLLVETDTALIVIECKIYHHQNNPFDEYTAFGNERISKKTQHSAPKTLIKLVLCLDGNVSVDLVVGGWHGISYNELVQHIEIELSQTMFNNPYNKWTLFAREFLLHLKGLNTMTAINKDEISFLTENLNEFAQLSDYIYNNLMHKIGTRISSDLNASDLENFECKVKHAKWYDYEPVIKFTNLNWTTGSDIVLWMKASDNDVSHKINLHIGKQSDELTEKFKDLIGDSWLNLDNKIWYETNNTLWGISWAFETFDLDDLSAKIIELMRHLNDLELKYRPASAE, from the coding sequence ATGACATCAGTGCAAGCTCCCTATCATCTTAAAAGGTTTAAAGCCCTTATAGACAAATTTAGAGCATTAGACTTTACGGAGGAAGAGCTGAATTTATTTGATATTGGCACAAGAGGGCATTTTGAAAACCCAACGACTGAACTGCTCAGCTTCTTTTTAAATTCAGCCAACCATCATGGTTTGGGTCACAGCTTCTTTAGAGGTCTAGAGTCTGCTATCGCTAAAAAAAACATACTATCCTCTTTAGGTGCTTTTGAGAGTGTAGAGACAGAAGTGGTTACGCAAAATGGCAAGCGTATTGATTTACTCGTAGAAACTGACACTGCGTTAATAGTGATTGAATGTAAAATCTACCACCATCAAAATAATCCTTTTGATGAATATACAGCCTTTGGTAATGAACGTATTAGTAAGAAAACTCAACACTCAGCTCCAAAGACGCTCATTAAACTGGTGCTTTGCCTTGATGGTAATGTGAGCGTAGATCTTGTAGTAGGAGGTTGGCATGGCATCTCATATAACGAGCTGGTTCAACATATCGAAATAGAGTTATCACAAACTATGTTTAATAATCCTTATAACAAATGGACTTTGTTCGCCAGAGAGTTCTTACTACATTTAAAAGGCTTAAATACCATGACCGCAATTAATAAAGACGAAATTTCTTTTTTAACTGAAAACTTGAATGAGTTTGCTCAATTAAGCGACTATATCTATAACAATCTGATGCATAAAATTGGAACCAGAATTTCATCAGACTTAAATGCCAGTGACCTAGAAAATTTTGAATGTAAAGTGAAACACGCTAAGTGGTATGACTATGAGCCTGTCATTAAGTTCACTAATCTTAATTGGACAACAGGCTCTGATATCGTGTTATGGATGAAGGCAAGTGATAATGATGTTTCGCATAAGATTAATTTACATATTGGCAAGCAATCGGATGAGTTGACAGAGAAATTTAAAGATTTAATTGGTGATTCATGGTTAAACTTGGATAATAAAATTTGGTATGAAACAAACAATACTTTATGGGGCATATCTTGGGCATTTGAAACGTTTGATTTAGATGATCTGTCTGCCAAAATAATTGAGTTAATGCGCCATTTAAATGATTTAGAGTTAAAATACCGTCCAGCATCGGCTGAATAA
- a CDS encoding restriction endonuclease subunit S, whose product MVPNLLKPSQLGGIPKDWKRVRLSEVMKVRQGLQIAISERLKAPTSTSKEYITIQSIKKTDQDREYVEAPSQRVICNRDDVLMTRTGNTGIVVTDVEGAFHNNFFLMDFDKDKIDKTFLVNYLRSPRVQHLILTKAGASTIPDLNHKDFYSVEFPLAPVLEQQKIANILSTWDKAISTTERLINNSTQQKKALMQQLLTGKKRLLDDKGERFEGEWETAPLKDCVTFLNGMRKPIKQEDRADIQGQYPYFGATGIIDYVNDYIFDDELILLGEDGENILSRVVPHVFMVSGKIWVNNHAHVMKANKDKNSEFLCIYLESLDYRKFNSGSAQPKINKAVCEKIPVHFPSSNEQNKIATVLTNADKEIELLEQQLADLQQEKKALMQVLLTGKKRVVVDGY is encoded by the coding sequence ATGGTGCCTAATTTACTGAAACCCTCACAACTAGGGGGAATCCCTAAAGATTGGAAACGCGTTAGACTTTCTGAGGTTATGAAAGTTAGGCAAGGTTTACAAATTGCTATCTCTGAACGACTAAAAGCTCCAACGAGTACGTCAAAAGAATATATAACTATCCAGTCGATTAAAAAGACGGATCAAGATCGTGAATATGTAGAAGCCCCTTCACAACGTGTTATTTGTAATAGAGATGATGTGTTGATGACACGTACTGGTAACACAGGCATTGTTGTCACGGATGTCGAAGGTGCGTTTCATAATAATTTTTTCTTGATGGACTTTGATAAAGATAAAATTGACAAAACTTTTTTAGTGAACTATCTACGTTCACCCAGAGTCCAACATTTAATTTTAACTAAAGCTGGTGCTAGCACTATTCCTGACTTAAATCATAAGGATTTTTATTCGGTAGAATTTCCTCTAGCTCCTGTATTGGAACAACAAAAAATCGCCAACATCCTATCCACTTGGGATAAAGCGATTAGCACCACCGAGCGTTTGATTAATAACAGCACCCAGCAGAAAAAAGCCTTAATGCAGCAATTACTAACGGGTAAAAAGCGTTTGCTAGATGACAAGGGAGAACGGTTTGAGGGTGAGTGGGAAACTGCTCCTTTGAAAGACTGTGTGACATTCTTAAATGGAATGCGCAAACCTATTAAGCAAGAAGATAGAGCTGATATTCAAGGTCAATATCCCTATTTTGGTGCAACAGGCATTATTGACTATGTAAACGACTATATTTTTGACGATGAATTAATTTTGTTAGGTGAGGACGGCGAAAACATTCTATCAAGAGTAGTTCCTCATGTGTTTATGGTTTCGGGAAAAATCTGGGTTAATAATCATGCACATGTCATGAAAGCAAATAAAGATAAAAACTCTGAGTTTTTGTGTATATATCTCGAAAGTCTCGATTATAGAAAGTTTAACTCAGGATCGGCTCAACCTAAAATCAATAAAGCTGTATGCGAAAAGATTCCAGTTCACTTCCCTTCATCAAATGAGCAAAACAAAATTGCCACCGTCTTAACCAATGCCGATAAAGAAATCGAGTTGCTTGAGCAGCAATTGGCTGATTTGCAGCAAGAGAAGAAGGCGCTGATGCAGGTGTTGTTGACGGGTAAGAAGCGGGTGGTTGTTGATGGATACTGA
- a CDS encoding type I restriction-modification system subunit M — translation MPASQINQDDINKAVWNACDTFRGVISADTYKDFILTMLFLKYLSDVYRDEYIKLVEQFGDNPELIHAMMSKQRFVLPEGASFWDLYEQRHQPGNGQRIDEALHAIEEANGTKLKNVFQDISFNTDKLGQEKQKNELLRHLLEDFGKDILNLSAERVGSLDVIGNAYEYLIKHFAASSGATAGEFYTPPEVSNLLATILEPVEGDEICDPACGSGSLLIKCGAMVRKNSNSKKYALYGQEAIGSTWALAKMNMFLHGEDNHRIEWGDTIRNPLLLGSDGKHLLQFDVVTANPPFSLDKWGHDDASSDPYGRFHRGVPPKTKGDYAFISHMIETLKPASSSKQGGRMGVVVPHGVLFRASSEGKIRQQLIEENLLDTVIGLPEKLFFGTGIPAAILLFKKNKTDDTVLFIDASNEFKSGKNQNQLTEDNIAKVIETYKARESVDKYAYLSSFDEIADNDFNLNIPRYVDTFEEEAEIDLDAVRSERLELKAELDSLETEMAGFLKELGYGA, via the coding sequence ATGCCCGCCAGCCAAATCAATCAAGACGATATCAATAAAGCCGTCTGGAACGCCTGTGACACCTTTCGCGGGGTTATCAGCGCCGATACCTATAAAGACTTTATCTTAACCATGCTGTTTCTCAAGTACTTATCTGACGTCTATCGCGATGAGTACATCAAGTTAGTCGAGCAGTTTGGCGACAACCCTGAACTGATCCACGCGATGATGTCCAAGCAGCGTTTTGTCTTGCCTGAGGGCGCAAGCTTTTGGGATTTATACGAGCAGCGTCATCAGCCGGGCAATGGTCAGCGCATCGATGAGGCGCTACACGCGATTGAAGAAGCCAACGGTACGAAGCTCAAAAACGTCTTCCAAGACATAAGCTTTAACACCGACAAACTCGGTCAAGAAAAGCAAAAGAACGAGCTACTCCGCCACCTATTAGAAGACTTTGGCAAAGACATCCTTAATCTAAGTGCTGAGCGTGTCGGTAGCTTGGACGTGATCGGTAATGCTTACGAGTACTTAATCAAGCACTTTGCCGCCAGTAGTGGGGCGACGGCTGGTGAATTCTATACGCCGCCCGAAGTGTCCAATTTGCTAGCGACTATCCTTGAGCCTGTCGAGGGTGATGAAATCTGTGATCCGGCTTGTGGTTCGGGGTCGCTACTCATTAAGTGCGGGGCGATGGTACGCAAAAACTCAAATTCTAAGAAGTATGCGCTATACGGTCAAGAAGCCATCGGCTCAACATGGGCACTGGCCAAGATGAATATGTTCCTACACGGCGAGGACAACCACCGTATCGAGTGGGGCGATACCATTCGTAATCCGCTGCTATTAGGTAGTGACGGCAAGCACTTATTACAGTTTGATGTGGTGACCGCCAACCCGCCGTTTTCACTGGATAAATGGGGACATGACGATGCCAGCAGCGATCCCTACGGTCGCTTTCATCGCGGTGTACCGCCCAAGACCAAGGGCGATTATGCCTTTATCAGTCATATGATCGAAACGCTCAAACCTGCCTCTTCATCAAAACAAGGCGGCCGCATGGGTGTGGTCGTACCGCATGGCGTGCTATTCCGTGCGTCAAGCGAAGGCAAAATCCGTCAGCAACTGATCGAAGAAAACTTGCTCGATACGGTGATTGGTTTACCCGAAAAGCTATTCTTCGGGACAGGTATTCCAGCGGCTATTCTACTGTTTAAAAAGAACAAAACTGATGACACGGTACTGTTTATTGATGCCAGCAATGAGTTTAAATCAGGTAAAAACCAAAACCAGTTGACTGAAGACAATATTGCTAAAGTCATTGAGACCTATAAAGCGCGAGAAAGTGTCGATAAATACGCGTATTTATCGAGCTTTGATGAGATAGCGGATAACGATTTTAACCTAAATATTCCACGCTATGTCGATACGTTTGAGGAAGAGGCGGAGATTGATTTGGATGCAGTGCGGTCTGAGCGTCTTGAGTTAAAGGCTGAGTTAGATAGTTTAGAGACTGAGATGGCAGGGTTTTTAAAGGAGTTGGGTTATGGTGCCTAA
- a CDS encoding tetratricopeptide repeat protein, whose protein sequence is MTRHFIQKMATAIIALSISWSALAADFESLKALAESGDSQSQLGLAKHYQTLVRPDYRIFNNEPIDFYNEDKDVDDNAEKAFSWYLKAANQGNAIAQAKVGGIYHDGIYVPLDHTKAFKWYQKAVKEDVAEAQFGLALIYAYGNETPKDPKKSKYWLEKAAAQGYAPALFHLAYDYQNHYGDDESQKKALEIFKKLANTESRNSEYAVRSYYALGFMYYDGYGTEEDYKKSAYWYQKAAEQGHDTAQLELGRMYSRGEGVGQNHEKALKWYTKAANQKNVLAQTGLAWMYYHGNDVEQDYTQAFKWLNKIVESGKDDHSIQAMLASLYLNGDGVAKNNAEAIKWYGKACQNGNRYSCKQYLELTQ, encoded by the coding sequence TTGACACGACATTTTATCCAAAAAATGGCGACAGCAATAATAGCGCTGAGTATCAGCTGGTCAGCATTAGCGGCGGATTTTGAGTCTCTTAAAGCATTAGCTGAATCAGGCGATTCTCAGTCTCAGCTTGGGCTTGCTAAGCACTATCAGACGCTCGTAAGACCAGACTATCGTATTTTTAATAATGAACCTATCGACTTCTATAATGAAGATAAAGACGTAGATGACAATGCTGAAAAAGCGTTTAGCTGGTATTTAAAAGCAGCTAACCAAGGTAACGCTATCGCCCAAGCGAAAGTTGGCGGTATTTATCATGATGGTATATATGTCCCGCTAGATCATACCAAAGCTTTTAAATGGTATCAAAAAGCAGTTAAAGAAGATGTGGCAGAAGCGCAGTTTGGCTTAGCGTTAATATACGCTTACGGTAATGAAACACCTAAAGATCCAAAAAAATCAAAATACTGGCTTGAGAAAGCAGCAGCACAAGGTTATGCCCCTGCTTTGTTCCACCTTGCGTATGACTATCAAAACCATTATGGCGATGACGAAAGCCAGAAAAAAGCGCTTGAGATTTTCAAAAAACTGGCGAATACAGAGAGTCGAAATAGTGAATATGCTGTTCGTTCGTACTATGCACTAGGCTTTATGTACTATGATGGTTATGGTACTGAAGAAGACTATAAAAAATCGGCATACTGGTATCAAAAAGCTGCTGAACAAGGTCATGATACTGCTCAACTGGAACTGGGAAGAATGTACTCTAGAGGTGAAGGCGTTGGGCAAAATCATGAAAAAGCCCTAAAATGGTATACAAAAGCAGCAAATCAAAAAAATGTCTTGGCACAAACAGGTCTAGCATGGATGTACTACCATGGTAATGATGTCGAACAGGATTATACACAAGCTTTTAAGTGGTTGAACAAAATAGTAGAGAGCGGTAAGGACGACCACTCAATTCAAGCAATGCTTGCGTCGTTATACCTCAATGGTGATGGTGTCGCTAAAAATAATGCTGAAGCAATCAAATGGTACGGTAAAGCCTGTCAAAACGGCAATCGCTATAGCTGTAAGCAATATTTAGAATTAACCCAATAA
- a CDS encoding tyrosine-type recombinase/integrase — protein MNLTKDFKMDEKRKKKKPNSTPYTLIERVEKRYEQYDDLSEKILLDWVLSLLDRKESKSLSNESILKYIRTIGYEWLYFTTAQPLDIWSEEEFEELYEDILEYKAVVRNNTDVGYSANLLKSMHNFAKSKYNLPSVNFQQSKNGRRVRAELISPQAYQAIIKQILGSVDILEREMFALLFILVYRTGMRKKELLGLKYNDIEGLKTATPSVIIRPNSYRPTKTQSSIRRVPLFALLKHDELNFFMNFVQSNIGGTSNKFIFTLSSNQRPIDDHVPLQLLKRVLKDISVDDNVAEHTFHGFRHTAVSNLSLALLGHPDLIEALTDYDKNDILRIKHGLLGEHIDAQDRWYALSGIMGHLSPERSFEYYNHFATLMATYALSKANITLPERTLYNITSFTNKKLKENNATVSNSSVSIPSMRTLLFKNIIEGKRKSPKFTIESCDKQLLLSTNSLDTNELFGRYGQNRVQLLLQAYDKEISLNKAAQLANISIHDANILIERASEVADITTKRGKPRFVKLSDSKNSVLSPLNIQYQSDLRLLSLLLSNAYRLREESGTDWAWFIEICSQKISNSKAYLPFGKGDEKQLQRFIDIAEKLLPLKHWLTSSNEALLMKNMSPTDYQDIKRQSKNSIEAIHIGIASRDPRDQTNKWQYSPLLRFFVHMMLITDEKLSIVS, from the coding sequence ATGAATCTCACTAAAGACTTCAAAATGGATGAAAAACGGAAGAAGAAAAAACCCAACAGTACTCCGTACACCCTTATCGAAAGAGTAGAAAAACGTTATGAGCAATATGATGACTTAAGTGAAAAGATTTTATTAGATTGGGTATTAAGCTTATTAGATCGAAAGGAGTCAAAATCGCTTAGTAATGAGTCTATTTTGAAATATATCAGAACCATAGGCTATGAATGGTTGTATTTTACAACTGCGCAGCCGCTTGATATTTGGTCAGAGGAAGAGTTTGAGGAACTTTATGAAGATATTTTAGAGTACAAAGCTGTTGTGCGGAACAATACTGACGTTGGATACTCTGCCAATTTATTGAAGAGTATGCACAACTTTGCTAAGAGCAAATACAACCTACCCTCCGTGAACTTCCAACAGTCTAAAAATGGTCGACGTGTACGTGCAGAGCTGATATCACCACAAGCGTACCAAGCCATTATTAAGCAGATACTGGGTTCTGTAGATATATTGGAGCGGGAAATGTTCGCGCTTTTATTTATCTTAGTCTATCGTACTGGGATGCGCAAAAAAGAGCTGTTGGGACTTAAGTATAATGATATCGAAGGTTTAAAAACAGCCACACCCTCAGTGATAATCAGACCCAATAGCTACCGTCCAACTAAGACTCAAAGTAGTATTCGCCGCGTTCCCTTATTTGCCCTCCTCAAGCATGATGAGTTGAATTTCTTTATGAACTTTGTGCAAAGTAATATCGGCGGCACTTCAAACAAATTTATCTTTACCTTATCATCAAATCAGCGCCCTATTGATGACCATGTTCCTCTACAGTTACTCAAACGAGTCTTAAAAGACATATCAGTAGATGATAATGTGGCAGAGCATACCTTTCATGGGTTTAGGCATACGGCTGTGAGTAACCTATCTTTAGCGCTATTAGGTCATCCGGATCTTATAGAGGCACTAACCGACTATGACAAAAACGACATACTGCGTATAAAGCATGGCCTACTTGGAGAGCATATCGATGCACAAGATCGCTGGTACGCCCTATCAGGTATTATGGGTCACTTGTCGCCTGAGCGTAGCTTTGAGTATTACAACCATTTTGCCACGCTGATGGCAACCTATGCGCTTAGTAAAGCAAATATAACATTGCCAGAGCGAACGCTGTATAACATAACAAGTTTTACTAATAAAAAGCTTAAGGAAAATAATGCGACTGTTAGTAATAGTAGCGTCAGCATACCTAGCATGCGTACACTTTTATTTAAAAATATTATAGAAGGCAAACGCAAGTCACCGAAATTTACGATCGAAAGCTGTGATAAGCAACTTCTCTTGAGCACCAACTCACTAGACACTAATGAGTTGTTTGGTCGTTATGGGCAAAACCGAGTACAGCTGCTACTACAGGCTTATGATAAAGAGATTTCATTAAATAAAGCAGCCCAGTTAGCAAATATTTCTATTCACGATGCAAACATTTTAATAGAACGTGCCAGCGAGGTTGCCGACATCACTACCAAACGCGGCAAACCTCGCTTTGTTAAGCTATCAGATTCAAAGAATTCCGTACTGAGTCCACTGAACATTCAATACCAAAGTGACTTAAGATTGCTATCGCTTTTATTAAGTAATGCCTATCGCTTACGAGAAGAATCAGGGACTGACTGGGCATGGTTCATTGAGATATGTAGTCAAAAAATATCTAATAGCAAAGCATACCTACCATTCGGGAAAGGAGATGAGAAACAGCTGCAGCGTTTCATTGATATTGCGGAAAAACTGCTGCCTTTGAAACATTGGCTGACAAGTAGCAACGAAGCCTTGTTGATGAAAAATATGTCACCTACCGATTATCAAGATATTAAGCGGCAGTCTAAAAACTCGATAGAAGCTATTCATATCGGTATTGCTAGCCGAGATCCTAGAGATCAAACGAATAAATGGCAATACTCGCCGCTACTACGGTTTTTTGTGCATATGATGCTAATCACAGATGAGAAACTATCTATTGTGAGTTAA